Proteins encoded together in one Chelonoidis abingdonii isolate Lonesome George chromosome 1, CheloAbing_2.0, whole genome shotgun sequence window:
- the WASHC1 gene encoding WASH complex subunit 1 isoform X2: protein MQLQAIGERVSLAQAKIEKIKGSKKAIKVFSSAKYPAPERLQEYSSIFAGAEDPATQKWPRHKIQSKHRPLDEKSLQEKLKYFPVCVSTKVHQEDDAEEGLGSLPRNISSLSSLLLFNTTENLYKKYVFLDPLAGAVTKTHVTLGTETEEKLFDAPLSITERGQLDRQVAENYFYVPDLGQVPEIDVPSYLPDLPGIAADLMYSADLGPGIAPSAPSSTIPELPTFNTESVENFRPGLQDGVLVPPPPPPPPPPPVMPISAPPPPPLPQPASLSKQPAREESSSATFAAPVQGAPKEVVNPSTGRATLLESIRQAGGIGKANLRSVKERKLEKKKQKEQEKVITTAQGGDLMSDLFNKLLLRRKGISGKGPAAAGSADAPSAPAGAFARMSDSIPPLPAPQQPLGDEEEDDWES from the exons ATGCAGCTGCAGGCAATCGGCGAGAGAGTCTCACTGGCTCAGGCTAAGATTGAGAAGATAAAGGGCAGCAAGAAGGCAATTAAG GTGTTTTCCAGTGCCAAGTACCCTGCCCCAGAGCGGCTGCAGGAGTACAGCTCCATTTTCGCTGGTGCAGAGGATCCAGCCACACAGAAATGGCCAAGGCACAAGATTCAGAGCAAACACAGACCGCTGGATGAGAAATCCCTGCAG GAGAAGCTCAAGTACTTCCCAGTGTGTGTGAGCACAAAAGTTCATCAGGAGGATGATGCAGAAGAAGGTCTTGGCAGCCTCCCCAGGAACATCAGCTCCCTtagctccctgctgctgttcaACACTACTGAGAACCT GTACAAGAAGTATGTCTTCCTGGATCCTCTGGCGGGAGCGGTGACCAAGACCCATGTGACTCTGGGAACAGAGACTGAGGAGAAGCTCTTTGATGCACCCCTCTCCATCACCGAAAGGGGGCAGCTGGATCGGCAG GTAGCTGAAAATTACTTCTACGTACCAGATCTGGGTCAGGTGCCTGAGATAGATGTGCCGTCCTACCTGCCAGACCTGCCTGGCATCGCTGCTGATCTCATGTACAGCGCAGACCTGGGGCCTGGCATTGCACCCTCGGCACCCAGCAGCACTATCCCAGAGCTACCCACCTTCAACACCGAGTCTGTGGAGAACTTCAGGCCAG GTCTTCAAGATGGTGTGCTagtgcccccgcccccacctccgcCGCCTCCACCCCCTGTGATGCCAATtagtgctcccccaccccctcctctgccccagcctgcctcccTTTCCAAACAGCCAGCGAGGGAGGAGAGCAGCAGTGCAACGTTTGCAG CTCCAGTCCAGGGGGCTCCAAAGGAAGTTGTGAATCCTTCAACTGGCCGGGCCACTCTCCTGGAGTCCATCCGCCAGGCTGGTGGCATTGGGAAGGCCAACCTCCGAAGCGTTAAGGAGAGAAAGCTGGAGAAGAAGAAGCAGAAGGAGCAAGAAAAAG TGATAACCACAGCACAGGGTGGAGACTTGATGTCCGACCTCTTCAACAAGCTGCTCCTGAGGCGCAAAG GCATTTCAGGCAAGGGGCCTGCAGCTGCAGGAAGTGCTGATGCTCCCAGTGCACCTGCTGGTGCCTTTGCCCGCATGTCGGACTCAATcccacccctgccagccccacaacAACCCCTGGGGGACGAGGAGGAAGACGACTGGGAATCGTAA